The proteins below are encoded in one region of Lactuca sativa cultivar Salinas chromosome 3, Lsat_Salinas_v11, whole genome shotgun sequence:
- the LOC111920918 gene encoding myosin-binding protein 2: MAANKFATMVHMNTNNITLILIYAVLEWTLILLLLLNSLFSFLIIKFSQFFALKPPCLWCSTLHRFLEPENSNSHRDLLCELHSKEVSILGFCPNHKKLAEIKELCEDCFSSHLDFQCQVKQSDGEDEDEQNLKCSCCGLKFNKKSFDSFVVTRNSCDVLEHAKSEGLIKSSNDQIGSDLMEETLQIQSRKETQMNNDGKDIWDSNTFEIETELNQLEKKEDSTSDFLPQDLEFFFDHSGNQLVPIELVDSTTEESQNVSEADEDHASGDYEKALVIQDHHTTELESTELKETDNSLVLHEKNSEVIYEKSAIVQETQTLFVEELQENAVETEKSDPVHEEAEVTIGTEITVLDLCVVEPLSISHDIHVIENGLESNKLNGNCNQIEEEKIPNTPHSTESLNQPNNSLLMIEAKESGAEESFDTVEKLKSALQALYAELEEERGASAVAASETMAMINQLQEEKAAMQMEALQYQRMMEEQSEYDQEALQLLNDLMVKREKELEFYRKKVVEYEAKERRLSQGSEQSGTGSDSCSHSEDGNGIPIDRNQESWNPDAHDDGFLDLESSLADFEGERLLIFEQIKVLEEKLFALSDEENQQFVDVRPIQDLDEENGKVYENGFETIGLPENGFHSDVIGVESEGKVITLDGFHSRELENGNIGKRRSDFEEEVDQVYGRLQALEADREFLKHCIGSLKKGDKGMELLQEILQHLRDLRTMDLQ; the protein is encoded by the exons ATGGCAGCCAACAAATTTGCAACCATGGTGCACATGAATACAAACAACATAACACTCATTCTCATCTATGCTGTTCTTGAATGGACACTCATACTTCTCCTCCTCCTCAACTCTCTCTTCTCTTTTCTCATCATCAAATTTTCCCAATTCTTTGCCCTAAAGCCACCCTGTTTGTGGTGTTCTACCCTCCATCGTTTCTTAGAACCCGAAAACAGCAATTCCCACCGCGATCTTCTCTGCGAACTACATTCCAAAGAGGTTTCCATCTTGGGATTCTGCCCAAATCACAAAAAATTGGCAGAAATCAAAGAATTGTGTGAAGATTGTTTTTCATCTCATCTGGATTTCCAATGCCAGGTGAAACAGAGTGACGGGGAAGATGAAGATGAACAGAACTTGAAGTGTTCTTGCTGTGGTTTGAAGTTTAATAAGAAAAGTTTTGATAGTTTTGTTGTGACTCGCAATTCCTGTGATGTATTGGAGCATGCTAAGAGCGAGGGTTTGATCAAAAGTTCCAATGATCAAATCGGATCAGATTTGATGGAAGAAACCCTTCAAATTCAGAGCAGAAAGGAGACTCAGATGAATAATGACGGGAAAGATATATGGGATTCAAATACTTTTGAAATTGAAACAGAATTGAATCAACTTGAAAAGAAGGAAGATTCAACTTCTGATTTTCTCCCACAAGATCTCGAATTCTTCTTTGATCATAGTGGTAATCAGTTGGTACCTATTGAATTAGTTGATTCAACAACGGAGGAAAGTCAAAACGTTTCTGAAGCTGATGAAGATCATGCCTCTGGAGATTACGAAAAAGCTCTAGTAATTCAAGACCACCATACGACAGAGCTTGAATCCACGGAGTTGAAGGAAACTGATAATTCTCTTGTTTTACATGAAAAAAACAGTGAAGTCATTTATGAAAAATCCGCCATTGTCCAAGAAACTCAAaccctgttcgtcgaagaacttCAAGAAAATGCAGTAGAAACAGAGAAATCCGATCCAG TTCATGAAGAAGCAGAGGTGACAATTGGAACAGAGATTACTGTTCTTGACTTATGTGTTGTAGAACCTTTATCCATTTCACATGATATACATGTAATTGAAAATG GTCTCGAATCAAATAAATTAAATGGAAACTGTAATCAGATTGAGGAAGAGAAAATTCCCAATACACCCCATTCGACAGAGAGCTTAAATCAACCAAACAATAGTTTGTTGATGATAGAGGCAAAGGAATCGGGGGCAGAAGAGTCATTTGACACCGTGGAGAAGCTAAAATCAGCTTTACAAGCTTTGTATGCTGAGTTGGAGGAGGAGAGAGGCGCTTCAGCGGTAGCTGCCAGTGAAACAATGGCGATGATCAACCAGCTTCAAGAAGAGAAGGCGGCAATGCAAATGGAGGCCTTACAATATCAAAGAATGATGGAAGAACAATCGGAATATGATCAAGAAGCTTTGCAACTCTTGAATGATCTTATGGTAAAACGGGAAAAGGAATTGGAATTCTATCGGAAAAAAGTGGTGGAATATGAAGCGAAGGAAAGACGGCTTTCGCAAGGGAGTGAGCAAAGTGGGACGGGTTCCGATTCTTGTAGTCATTCCGAGGATGGGAATGGAATCCCAATTGATCGGAATCAAGAAAGCTGGAATCCGGACGCCCATGATGACGGTTTTCTCGACCTTGAATCTTCGTTAGCGGATTTTGAGGGAGAAAGGTTGTTGATTTTTGAACAAATTAAGGTGCTAGAAGAGAAGCTTTTCGCTTTAAGCGACGAAGAGAATCAACAGTTTGTGGACGTAAGACCTATCCAAGATCTTGATGAGGAAAACGGGAAAGTTTATGAGAATGGATTTGAGACCATTGGTTTGCCGGAAAACGGATTCCATTCCGACGTGATCGGTGTAGAGAGCGAAGGGAAAGTGATAACATTAGATGGATTCCATTCCCGAGAGTTGGAAAATGGGAACATTGGAAAGAGGAGGAGTGACTTCGAAGAGGAAGTGGATCAAGTTTATGGAAGGCTACAAGCTCTTGAAGCCGATAGAGAGTTCTTAAAACattgcattggatcattgaagAAAGGTGACAAAGGAATGGAACTACTCCAAGAAATCTTGCAGCATTTACGTGACCTTCGAACCATGGATCTTCAATGA